A stretch of the Thermus thermophilus genome encodes the following:
- a CDS encoding Rad52/Rad22 family DNA repair protein, with translation MDEVWRKLAEPFPPGEVQWRVEALSRDKKRALVVPYVDARTVLDRLDKVVGPEGWHDAYEVLSDAERQVKDERGERRERLCEVKCRLTVLGVTKEDVGEGDSLKAAFSDALKRAAVKFGVGRYLYRLEKQWVDYDPEKGRFTPPTLPEAEPEAETEEEKPEAHRLIDQLLERLKEKGLGKEAARIVTKYGGYGKTPEETRKLYGELRSLLKG, from the coding sequence ATGGACGAAGTCTGGCGGAAACTGGCCGAACCCTTTCCCCCGGGGGAGGTGCAGTGGCGCGTGGAAGCCCTCTCCCGGGACAAGAAGCGGGCCCTGGTGGTCCCCTACGTGGACGCCCGCACCGTGTTGGACCGCCTGGACAAGGTGGTGGGTCCGGAGGGCTGGCACGACGCCTACGAGGTCCTCTCCGACGCGGAGCGCCAGGTGAAAGACGAAAGGGGCGAGAGGCGGGAGCGCCTTTGCGAGGTCAAGTGCCGCCTCACCGTCCTCGGGGTCACCAAGGAGGACGTGGGGGAGGGGGACTCCCTGAAGGCCGCCTTCTCCGACGCCCTCAAACGGGCGGCGGTGAAGTTCGGGGTGGGGCGGTACCTCTACCGCCTGGAGAAGCAGTGGGTGGACTACGACCCCGAGAAGGGCCGCTTCACCCCGCCCACGCTCCCCGAGGCGGAGCCGGAGGCCGAGACCGAGGAGGAGAAGCCGGAGGCCCACCGCCTCATTGACCAGCTCCTGGAAAGGCTCAAGGAGAAGGGGCTGGGCAAGGAGGCGGCCAGGATCGTGACCAAGTACGGGGGCTACGGCAAGACCCCCGAGGAGACGCGCAAGCTCTACGGGGAGCTACGGAGCCTGCTCAAGGGATGA